Within Aspergillus oryzae RIB40 DNA, chromosome 2, the genomic segment ACATGAACTGGATGAGCGACCCTCTACCGGATGGGGCTTGCAAATTGTCCGGTGGCCCATGACCCACCATCAATGAGCCCAGGGTCCTTGATTTACATATGCTTGTGACATAGAATCCACCGTGCGGCACGTACATGTCCCCCAAATTCAATACCCATGCTAGTCGGTCCTCCTTCGAAGGGCTTATTACCCAGGAGTTGATTGAGGGAGAGCCCAAAGAAGGCATCCGATCATCACCTGCGGGTTCGACCTCGGCCGGAAGATCAACTGTACGACGTCAAAAGCTCCTCAAATAGTACTCGACTACCACTAGAAAGTAAGGCATGCACAGTGCGATTGAGGGAACACAGCCTCATTGTACTCGAGAAACAAATGCTTGACAGTCAACTAGCGGGTGATAATGAGCAAGGGAAAGTACTCATGTCAAACCCAGTCGAACCTTTTCCAACAATCAGGGATTAATGTTACGGGTAGATGTCAGATGTCACGTCCGACAAGTGAGTAACGGTGATAGTATGAGGAGGCAAAAGAGTATCCATGGAGGGATAGTATTTAGGACAATAGTACCTTTTTATGCACTTCTACAAGCCATCCCCCGAACCATGACGGCGCATTTCAATTCGCATAAGCAAGTTCAACATGTGGGCATCTTAATATAGATACCAATACGATCAAAATGCGCAATATCAATATTTCAAGGATTGAAAACCTTCAAAGACTGCGGTGTCATCTAGTCTCGAAATCACTTGAGGGTAGCTTTATGCCGGTTGCAAGTATATCACAAGACCGTCTCAGAATGTGGGAATTATGTATACAGGACATTGTCTACTAGGACTATCTGCTATCAGGGAATGGACTGCACCACTGACGCGCCATGTATATGTTAACAGTGATATAGAGTGCGGGCAAGAATGTCTAGACAAGATTCAGAAGCACGGTCAGACAACCTTTCTCCGACACATTCGATGCGAGCAGCAGGTCTGAAATTGTCTACGTGTCGGATGCCGGGAGTAATAAGACCGCAGTCTGGATATGGATGTGACCGTGATTAATTCAAAACGGGATGGTTGTGATATTGGCTTGCATTAAATTCATTTAAACATTTCCGAGCTGGCTAGAAGGCTGGGCAGATGAGCTGGGTTTAACCTACGCTCCAACCCCGGAGTTGAAGACTTTAGAACTCCTGTATGTATCACAAAGATACTATGGACTGTGGGTTCGAGGATTTGTCACTTGATACTGGGATGGCCTATATTATCATCGGGACATAAATACGGATTGCTCCCCCTTCCCCTACCAGCAATACTTTACTTCCTGTCAGTACTGCTCGCCCGAGCTACTCATTTGAGGACGAGGACCTCAAACATTACTTTCTATCACCGACCTCTTACAATGAAGCTTTCACTTATCCTCGCCGCTTGTGCCACTCTCGCCGCTGCCACTGTGACGGAGTCCACGACGTTCTTCGCGGCCACGGAAAACATGTCTTTCCCCAAAGATGTCTTCATCACTTCTCGTAAGTGCTCAAGGACTACGACTACTGTGCTGAGCTCGTACTAATATATACGATAGCCTCTGGATCATCCGCGGTGCAAGGGTGCGGGGGCCTGACCCAGGATCAATGCAGGAATATTTGTGGCCGACTTGCTTTCCGATGTTTTCGCTGCACATCCAATGCCTGCGAGTGTTCCAACAACTGCTGAGCGAAGACAATGCGCTCTGGTGTCCCATTAACCTTGGGGACTACTAGTGAAGTTGAGATGTACTCAAGTCATCTGCACAAGTTGCGGTAGGCCTTTTGAACAAAGAGATTTTACGTAGTCcttatattctttgttttgtgTCTTTGTAAGTACTCAAACATGAATTTATCTTTACTGGCTTTCGCAATGATTGGAGTATCACATCAATTACTTGTCATAGCCTTGTGATAGGAAAGTCTGTTGCAGTTATCACTCGTTGCTTAAGACTTAGATATGCGACGTGACGGGCTTCATCCACAGTCATCCTGGAGGCTCGGATTTGTTGCAGGACGCtattggaaaggatgccACTGATCTTTTCAGCTCGTCTAAGCATTCTACAAATGCCCGCCTGTTGCTCTTGTCTATGCGAGTCGCGGTCGCCAAGACATCGTCGGCGTTCAAGGTAGAATGGTGACAAGGCTTTGAGCGAGAAGTGTGGAATGTTAGCCCAGTGGATTGATGCTTTTCGTCCTACCAGACTAGTATCCTAGTAATATTGACATATTTCAGAATAGAAGTCATTACATACCAAACCAACTTTGCTATCAACAAAAATCCATATGACTGAGCCCTTTAAACCATTAACTAGCATCTCCCTCGTGCTAGTACCGGTCTCGATAGCTACTACTTCTTTCAGTTCAAGGTAAGGGATCCCATATTTCCAACGGCCATGCGATGCGGAGATATTGCATTACGCGCTAATAGTATTACATAGTTGCGGTGGTTATTTGTACTGGATCAACTATCTTGAAGCTTATGGAGTGCCTGAATCTTGAATACTATAGACAAAAGATGCTATAATTACATTAGATGCTAACTAAAATTATTTTAGATAAATTCGGGGTATAGTGCTTTTATCAAATGGAAGAAATTAAGACACCGTCTATGCCCCCCGTTCAAAAAGGGGTTAATAGGCGTGGAGTTTTATGTTGGTTTGTGATGTTATTCCCTCAGGGGCCCATTGGTCTCGGCGGCAATTTCATTCTCGTCACTCATCGGCTCCTCGGCTTTCTCGTAGATGGGCGCATACTTGCTCTTCATTCGCAGCCgcttgccgaagaagaagaaagcaacggGAATGGGTACCAGGATCGCGGCCAGACAGCCGAGGAGCGTAGAGGCCCATTGGATCCCCATGTTGTTAAACATTTGACgagagaagaggggaaagctGGACGCGACCAAGGAACGAACGAAGGTGTTGGCGGCGATGGCGGAGGCGGCGAACATCAAATACGTATCAATGAGGTAGTTGAAcagctggatgaagatgatcagAAGCCCAAAGCCGGTAAAGAGACCGCTCAGGGTCGGGACAATCCAGTGGATGCTATCAGTAAAGCCCGTCCAGCCGAACCAGAACAAGCCTGCCGCAAAGAGCGCTCCCGCGAGGATCACCGGCGGAAGACGCCATTCGGGAACGGGGATGCCCCCGTTGGCTTCGAGCTTTTTGTTGTACGATCCGCTGGATAGAATGATGTATCCCGCCGCAATAAACAAGCCCACGACCATGCCAAACAGGGGCAGTCCACCCACACCCGCGTTCATGCCGTGGACCCCTTGGAACACCAGCGTGTAGGCCGTCAGGAAACAGTAGAGCAAGCCATAGATAAAACTGAGGTAGACCGTCACGGCGAGGATTAGCGGTTCGTTGATCAGCAACCGCAAGGGACGGGAGAAATTGTTGATGATCAGGTCTTTTAAGTCGacctcgatctcctcctgCTTGGCATGGATGCCCCAGTTCTTGGTGCGGCGGCGTAGTTCCGAGGCCTTGCTAATCAGGATGACGGGGGGATATGATTCCTTTAGGAAGAAGACGTTCAGGGCGAACGCAAAGAACCCCATGAATGCCGGGATATACGCAGTGTACCGCCAGCCCAGATAGGACATATTGATAAACCCACCAATGAACGGCGCGATAAGTGGGCCTAAGAAAACGGTGCTTGAGAAAACGGCGATGGCGACACCACGGGTGCGATTGTCGTAAATATCGGAGAAGACGGCGGCGACGACGGCCAGGGGACAACTGCCGAAGATACCACAGAAGAAACGAGAGATCATGAGGGTTTGCAAGTCCTTCGCGACGGCAACAGCGATATTGAAGATACCAAATCCCATCATCGCAATGACGATGGGTAAGCGACGGCCTTGCAGTTCCGACATGGGGGCCCAGATCAAGGGTCCGGACGCATAACCGATGATGTACAGGGAACTCGACAGCGTGGAGACTTCGAGACCGACGCCGAACGCATTCGCGACACttttgctggaggagctgaagatggCGGAGTCGAAGGTGGAGCAAATACTGGTAAAGGCGAGGATGGCACTAATATAGACTCTACAAAACCAGATTAGCAACCGAAGAAAGGAAGCGCAAATGTGCCAGTGCCATAGTGCGACCTTATGGCGACCTCACTTGGAGGAATCAATCACttactttctcttcaagGGCCAGTTCTGGGGGTATAAGGGATCGTCTTTCCCATCGAACTCCACCACGTAGTCCTCCCGTGCCGGTAAAGGGGGTGGATAGGGCTTTCCGGCGCCAAATGGGGGCAATGGAGCCTTGGAGGGATGAGACTTGACGCTTTCACCGACGGTGAGGGCATGTTGAAGGCGCTGGGTGTGAATGCGACTCAGGGCATCCGAGGCCCTGGTGGTATGGCGTTCGAGATCAACTTCGGTGGCGCGCGAACGGAGGGTGTGCAACTGAGGATCATAATCCAcggagctggtggtggaggtcGAATCGGTTGTATCGGAAGTTGGGGGTCTCTCGGCGTAGTCGGAAGACTCCAATCGTTCTTTGCTCTGGGCCATGGCCTCGTCCCGATTCGGATCATAGACCATCTTGACCGCCGGGGAGTGGGAGGAGTTTTGTTTCGCGCTGGACGTACACCAAGTTCGTCCGAAGCGGCCagaagataaataaatagcACGACAAGAAAAATTTTTTTCGTTCTGCAGATTATGACGAAAAGTTCCTGCCTGTGGCTTAGAAATGATTCGAAATGGGGGAACCGTAAcgaagctttttcttctttttttttttacttttctatTACCCTTTTTTCAGTGGTGCCTGCCGACTTATCCGTTCCAGACCCACCGAAAGTGATGATGGTCTCTCTTTTCGCCTCCCAACTACCGACCCTTTTattgatttttatttcttttttctcctttttgtttcAGGGGCCATGGTTTTTCACGGATCGCAAAGAAGCTCGTGCACAAACCTTGCACAttgggtggaggagatcagGCACGCATGTCCTCATGTTGAACAGTTTGTGGTTTTGAAGTTTTGGATCTTCGACTGTTTGCGGGGACAAACTTTGATGTTGACGTCATTCATTTTTCTTCGGCATTCGGAAGATTTCCCGTGCCCCGTGGCTGATGATCTTCCCGGGCGGGATCTCCGAGATAATCATTTATCACGCATCCAACAACCACGGGACCATCGTTGCTTAGCGGAGGATCCATGGAGTATCTGGAGTGCTTTGTTATTGGTTTACTCTTACTCCTGAAGTAAATATTTATGTACTAGTACTCATACAAGTAGATATACACAAGGTTGTACTTTATATCCCTCcgtagatatatatctctcgACACCTCCTGGCATCCGTGGATCTACGAAGAAATACTTGACACCCGGCATGCTTCGGAATCGTTGATTATACGTGGATTCAACCAAGCCCCAGAATGACAGTACACAATGTTCTTAACTAATGTGTATCCCTCTGCTGTTCATGGTACAATTGCCCATCAATCACGGTTGCTCTTTCCTATCCGGTAGTCACGTGGCCCATCATTCCCGTGCAGGTCACATGGAGTGCGGCATGATTGCAAGAATGCAGTGAAATTGACAACTACTACGCATGCCTATACCCAGGTCAGATAGTTA encodes:
- a CDS encoding MFS transporter (synaptic vesicle transporter SVOP and related transporters (major facilitator superfamily)), yielding MVYDPNRDEAMAQSKERLESSDYAERPPTSDTTDSTSTTSSVDYDPQLHTLRSRATEVDLERHTTRASDALSRIHTQRLQHALTVGESVKSHPSKAPLPPFGAGKPYPPPLPAREDYVVEFDGKDDPLYPQNWPLKRKVYISAILAFTSICSTFDSAIFSSSSKSVANAFGVGLEVSTLSSSLYIIGYASGPLIWAPMSELQGRRLPIVIAMMGFGIFNIAVAVAKDLQTLMISRFFCGIFGSCPLAVVAAVFSDIYDNRTRGVAIAVFSSTVFLGPLIAPFIGGFINMSYLGWRYTAYIPAFMGFFAFALNVFFLKESYPPVILISKASELRRRTKNWGIHAKQEEIEVDLKDLIINNFSRPLRLLINEPLILAVTVYLSFIYGLLYCFLTAYTLVFQGVHGMNAGVGGLPLFGMVVGLFIAAGYIILSSGSYNKKLEANGGIPVPEWRLPPVILAGALFAAGLFWFGWTGFTDSIHWIVPTLSGLFTGFGLLIIFIQLFNYLIDTYLMFAASAIAANTFVRSLVASSFPLFSRQMFNNMGIQWASTLLGCLAAILVPIPVAFFFFGKRLRMKSKYAPIYEKAEEPMSDENEIAAETNGPLRE